One region of Arvicola amphibius chromosome 3, mArvAmp1.2, whole genome shotgun sequence genomic DNA includes:
- the LOC119808749 gene encoding transcription factor BTF3-like codes for MKETIMNQKKLAKLQAQVHTGGKGTAHRKKKVVHRTVRADDKKLQFSLKKLGVNNISGIEEVNMFTNQGTVIHFNNLKVQASLAANTFTITGHAETKQLTEMLPRILNQLGADSLTSLRRLAAALPRQSVDRRAPLATGEDGDDEVPDLVENFDEASKNKAN; via the coding sequence atgaaagaaacgaTCATGAACCAGAAAAAACTGGCCAAACTGCAGGCACAAGTGCACACTGGTGGGAAAGGAACTgctcacagaaagaagaaagtggtTCACAGAACAGTCAGAGCAGATGATAAAAAACTGCAGTTCTCCTTAAAGAAGTTAGGGGTGAACAATATCTCTGGTATTGAAGAGGTGAACATGTTTACAAACCAAGGAACAGTGATCCATTTTAATAACCTTAAAGTTCAGGCATCTctggcagcaaacaccttcacCATTACAGGCCACGCCGAGACAAAGCAACTGACAGAAATGCTTCCCCGCATTCTAAACCAGCTTGGGGCAGACAGTCTGACTAGTTTAAGGAGACTGGCTGCAGCTCTGCCCAGACAATCTGTGGACAGAAGAGCACCCCTTGCTACTGGAgaggatggtgatgatgaagTCCCAGATCTGGTGGAGAATTTTGATGAGGCTTCTAAGAACAAGGCAAACTGA